A single genomic interval of Spinacia oleracea cultivar Varoflay chromosome 6, BTI_SOV_V1, whole genome shotgun sequence harbors:
- the LOC110784321 gene encoding protein HOTHEAD, translating into MSNGKLGWWRLLVVASFFFHGLSSSETAPNYSFVHNATTAPPTSYYDYIIVGGGTAGCPLAATLSHNATVLLLERGGSPYGNSNITLLSSFGSALSDLSPNSPSQRFISEDGVINARARVLGGGSCLNAGFYTRAGPGYVQNVGWDPRLVNESYQWVEDVVAFQPPMREWQSAVRDGLLQAGIVPFNGFTYDHMNGTKIGGSIFDREGNRHTAADLLGYANPHGINVLLHATVHKILFKTKGLARPQANGVQFVDTQGVRHTAYLNPGPKSELIISAGSLGSPQLLMLSGIGPADHLKAHNISLVLDQPNVGQGMRDNPMNAIYIPSPLPVEVSLIQVVGITPFGSYIEAASGENFGGRTVHPRDFGMLSPKIGQLSIVPPKQRTPEALAEAIEQMSNLPDIAFQGGFIIEKVMGPVSTGHLELQSLDPNQNPSVTFNYFQEPEDLQRCVQGLQTIEKVIDSQPFSKFKYQGQSVHTLLNMTASTPVNMLPHHANVSTSLEQFCKDTVMTIWHYHGGCLVERVVDSDYKVIGVDSLRVIDGSTFYYSPGTNPQATVMMLGRYMGVRMLRERLESQGRK; encoded by the exons ATGAGTAACGGAAAGCTTGGGTGGTGGAGACTCTTGGTTgttgcttccttcttcttccATGGCCTTTCTTCCTCTGAGACAG CACCCAACTATAGCTTTGTCCACAACGCAACAACAGCACCACCAACCTCCTACTACGACTACATCATCGTCGGTGGTGGCACAGCCGGGTGTCCCTTAGCCGCCACCCTCTCTCACAACGCAACCGTCTTACTCCTAGAGCGAGGCGGCTCACCCTATGGAAATTCCAACATTACCCTCCTCTCCTCTTTTGGGTCGGCCCTCTCGGACCTATCCCCCAACTCCCCGTCCCAACGGTTTATATCCGAGGACGGGGTCATCAATGCAAGGGCCCGTGTCCTTGGGGGCGGGTCCTGCCTTAATGCCGGGTTCTACACCCGTGCAGGACCCGGTTATGTTCAAAACGTGGGGTGGGACCCACGTCTTGTTAACGAGTCCTACCAATGGGTGGAGGATGTGGTGGCGTTTCAGCCACCAATGAGGGAGTGGCAATCAGCTGTTAGGGATGGGCTTCTACAAGCTGGGATAGTCCCTTTTAATGGGTTTACATATGATCATATGAATGGGACTAAGATTGGTGGAAGCATCTTTGATAGGGAAGGGAATAGGCATACTGCTGCTGATTTGTTGGGGTATGCTAATCCCCATGGGATTAATGTGCTCTTGCATGCTACTGTCCACAAGATTTTGTTCAAAACCAAAG GACTAGCAAGGCCACAAGCCAACGGGGTGCAATTCGTGGACACGCAAGGGGTCCGACACACAGCCTACCTAAATCCCGGGCCTAAAAGTGAACTTATAATATCAGCTGGATCATTAGGAAGCCCACAACTTCTAATGCTTAGTGGGATTGGCCCAGCAGATCATCTTAAGGCCCATAATATTAGCTTGGTTTTGGATCAGCCCAATGTTGGACAGGGTATGAGAGACAATCCAATGAATGCAATCTACATCCCTTCTCCTCTCCCTGTGGAGGTCTCACTCATCCAAGTGGTTGGTATCACCCCTTTTGGCAGCTACATTGAGGCTGCTAGTGGTGAGAATTTCGGCGGCCGCACCGTCCACCCAAGAGACTTCGGCATGCTCTCTCCAAAG ATTGGTCAACTGTCCATAGTACCACCAAAGCAAAGAACCCCAGAAGCATTAGCCGAAGCCATTGAACAAATGTCAAACCTACCTGACATAGCCTTCCAAGGCGGGTTCATCATCGAGAAAGTAATGGGTCCAGTCTCAACGGGCCACCTAGAGCTTCAAAGTCTTGACCCAAACCAGAACCCATCAGTAACCTTCAACTATTTCCAAGAACCCGAGGACCTACAAAGGTGTGTGCAAGGGCTACAAACCATAGAAAAAGTAATAGACTCACAAccattttccaaattcaagtaTCAAGGTCAATCAGTTCATACTCTACTTAATATGACGGCTAGTACCCCAGTAAACATGTTACCTCACCATGCCAATGTATCAACTTCGCTTGAGCAGTTCTGTAAGGATACAGTCATGACTATCTGGCATTACCATGGAGGTTGTTTGGTAGAAAGAGTTGTGGATTCTGATTATAAGGTTATTGGGGTTGACTCTTTAAGGGTGATTGATGGATCTACCTTTTATTATTCCCCTGGGACTAATCCTCAAGCTACTGTTATGATGCTTGGAAG GTATATGGGAGTAAGGATGTTAAGAGAGAGGTTAGAAAGCCAAGGGAGGAAATGA